Proteins encoded together in one Candidatus Fusobacterium pullicola window:
- a CDS encoding mechanosensitive ion channel family protein, producing the protein MLEHTYLFINELFKKIFGKQVLLNFFADFIIFMMKLIACVLIYYIATRIIKKLSPVLSKNKEEIIRNQSLKSFIKSILNIGIHLFLITICLLILGIKGSSLVAFFGTLGIGVGLALKDNLSNLAAGIIILVFKAYKVGDEVNINEEVGFIYEIDVFSTSIRTYNGDLIIVPNGVIISNKIINYTKIPIRRLKFVIRVSYDCNLKIARESLEKLLKDNPLVIDDPPIVSHVESYEEGFINIALKGWTKNENYWQVYWEVMNNLKDYLAENNIKLPTNKMDITINQNSSNTTPQ; encoded by the coding sequence ATGTTAGAACATACATACTTATTTATTAATGAGCTTTTTAAAAAAATTTTTGGAAAGCAAGTTTTATTGAATTTTTTTGCTGATTTTATTATTTTTATGATGAAACTAATAGCTTGTGTCCTAATCTATTATATAGCTACTAGAATTATAAAAAAATTATCTCCTGTACTTTCTAAAAATAAAGAGGAGATTATTAGAAATCAATCTTTAAAAAGTTTTATTAAATCTATCCTAAATATAGGAATTCATCTTTTTTTAATTACAATCTGTCTTTTAATACTGGGTATAAAAGGAAGTAGTTTAGTAGCTTTCTTTGGTACTTTAGGAATAGGAGTAGGACTTGCTTTAAAGGATAATCTTTCCAACCTTGCTGCTGGAATTATTATTCTTGTATTCAAAGCTTATAAAGTAGGAGATGAGGTTAATATCAATGAGGAAGTTGGTTTCATTTATGAAATAGATGTCTTTTCAACTTCTATAAGAACTTATAATGGAGATTTAATAATTGTTCCCAATGGAGTAATAATATCAAATAAAATTATTAATTACACAAAAATACCTATTAGAAGATTAAAATTTGTTATTCGGGTATCCTATGATTGTAATCTAAAAATAGCTAGAGAATCTTTAGAGAAATTATTAAAAGATAACCCTTTAGTTATTGATGATCCTCCAATAGTTTCCCATGTGGAGTCCTACGAAGAGGGATTTATCAATATCGCTCTAAAAGGTTGGACTAAAAATGAAAATTATTGGCAAGTTTACTGGGAAGTTATGAATAATCTTAAAGACTACTTAGCTGAAAATAATATAAAACTACCTACAAATAAAATGGATATTACTATAAATCAAAACTCTTCCAATACT